The Brachyspira aalborgi genome has a segment encoding these proteins:
- a CDS encoding HdeD family acid-resistance protein: protein MSKFSRVLWLIFGIALIISGIIAIFNPLETVVMLAYIIGFLMIFSGISSIFYFVSLRHLIGSGIILLDGIVSTICGIIIISNLLISAATIPYFVAIFTIVRGAVSIASSIDLKKQGYDKWGWTLFSGILTIIAGIILTFNPLLGTLYLSIILGSGLILYGIVTIQLWFGYKRLFK, encoded by the coding sequence ATGAGTAAATTTAGCAGAGTTTTATGGTTAATATTTGGAATAGCGCTTATAATATCTGGAATAATCGCAATATTTAATCCGCTTGAAACGGTTGTAATGTTGGCTTATATTATAGGTTTTCTAATGATATTTTCGGGCATAAGTTCTATATTCTATTTTGTAAGTTTAAGACATTTAATAGGTTCGGGAATTATTTTACTTGACGGAATAGTTTCTACTATTTGCGGTATTATAATAATTTCTAATTTATTAATAAGCGCTGCGACTATACCTTACTTTGTAGCAATATTTACAATAGTAAGAGGTGCGGTTTCAATAGCTTCCTCAATAGATTTAAAAAAGCAAGGATACGACAAATGGGGCTGGACATTATTCAGCGGAATACTAACTATAATAGCAGGAATAATATTAACATTCAACCCATTACTTGGAACGCTTTATTTAAGCATAATTTTAGGAAGCGGCTTAATTCTATACGGAATAGTAACGATACAATTATGGTTTGGTTATAAAAGACTTTTCAAATAA
- a CDS encoding 5-formyltetrahydrofolate cyclo-ligase, whose protein sequence is MKTSPDKYREIITKEKNKIRTLFKSLRKNLEPDFVEKRSAIIYKKFLKIVNLNKFNSICVYVDFDNEVSTKNIINYAIKNNIKVSIPYIVDKYKMKLKYIKDYDKDINRNTKFGNGEPFDYCKNASIKEISMFIIPALAFDEYCNRLGFGKGYYDNILKLNKKALRIGLAYDYQILPNLPKDNNDEMLDIIISENKVIKAD, encoded by the coding sequence ATGAAAACTTCTCCTGATAAATATAGGGAAATTATAACGAAAGAAAAAAATAAAATAAGAACTTTATTCAAAAGTTTAAGAAAAAATTTAGAGCCTGATTTTGTTGAAAAAAGAAGCGCTATAATTTATAAAAAATTCTTAAAAATTGTAAATTTAAATAAATTCAATTCTATATGCGTATATGTCGACTTTGATAACGAAGTTTCTACAAAAAATATAATAAATTACGCCATTAAAAATAATATAAAAGTTTCGATTCCTTATATAGTAGACAAATATAAAATGAAATTAAAATATATAAAAGATTACGATAAAGATATTAATAGAAATACAAAATTCGGAAACGGCGAGCCTTTCGATTATTGCAAAAATGCGTCAATAAAAGAAATATCTATGTTTATAATTCCCGCTTTGGCTTTTGACGAATATTGCAATAGATTAGGATTTGGAAAAGGATATTACGATAATATTTTGAAATTGAATAAAAAAGCTTTAAGAATAGGTTTAGCTTACGATTATCAAATATTGCCTAATCTTCCAAAAGATAATAACGATGAAATGCTTGATATAATTATAAGCGAGAATAAAGTAATAAAAGCGGATTAA
- a CDS encoding YggS family pyridoxal phosphate-dependent enzyme codes for MNRDLIFQKYNNIKNNINRIKEKYNINYNIEIVAVSKYASLKNIKEFLNLNLDLPLAESKAQSLRDRVGELEKFNKNLNIKWHFIGRIQSNKIKYIVKFADLIQSVDSVEIAELINKEAQKNNKIQNILLQFNISFENQKGGFNLSDYKNIYEQILKMKNIKIKGLMGIASNSEEKNLIENEFEKLNKIFKDINLKFDKNKISILSMGMTSDYELAIKHGSNMIRIGSGLLGSS; via the coding sequence ATGAATAGAGATTTAATATTTCAAAAATATAATAATATAAAAAATAATATCAATCGCATAAAAGAAAAGTATAATATAAATTACAATATAGAAATTGTTGCAGTTAGCAAATACGCGTCTTTGAAAAATATAAAAGAATTTTTGAATCTTAATTTAGATTTGCCTTTAGCTGAAAGCAAGGCGCAAAGTTTAAGAGATAGGGTAGGGGAGCTTGAAAAATTTAATAAAAATCTTAATATAAAATGGCATTTCATTGGACGAATTCAAAGCAATAAAATAAAATATATCGTAAAGTTTGCCGATTTAATTCAAAGCGTTGATTCTGTTGAAATTGCAGAATTAATAAATAAAGAAGCTCAAAAAAATAATAAAATTCAAAATATATTATTGCAATTTAATATAAGCTTTGAAAATCAAAAAGGAGGATTTAATTTATCCGATTATAAAAATATTTACGAACAAATTTTAAAAATGAAAAATATAAAAATTAAAGGACTTATGGGAATTGCTTCAAATAGCGAAGAGAAAAATTTAATTGAAAATGAATTTGAAAAACTTAATAAAATATTTAAAGATATTAATTTAAAATTTGATAAAAATAAAATTTCAATACTTTCTATGGGTATGACTTCCGACTATGAACTCGCTATTAAACATGGCTCAAATATGATTAGAATCGGGAGCGGTTTATTAGGCAGTTCTTAA
- a CDS encoding tetratricopeptide repeat protein produces the protein MKNQRKLLLKHRGFDYDDASSWLTIGKYYYLDKEYKNVIKCLLKSYQLGGNNFETWYYIGNSYLYLKDYSNAINYYEKGIEINSNDCDILNNYGVALAKINKIEEAKKYFNKALRINSKHKTAKYNIENLNSLNIEGLFIEDSMANLLKTIMI, from the coding sequence ATAAAAAATCAAAGAAAATTATTATTAAAACATAGAGGTTTTGATTATGACGATGCGAGCAGTTGGTTAACTATAGGGAAATACTATTATCTTGATAAGGAATATAAAAATGTTATAAAATGTCTTTTAAAATCCTATCAATTAGGAGGCAATAATTTTGAAACTTGGTATTATATTGGCAATTCGTATTTATATTTAAAAGATTATTCTAACGCCATTAATTATTACGAAAAAGGAATTGAAATTAATTCTAACGATTGCGATATATTAAATAATTATGGCGTGGCTTTGGCAAAAATTAATAAAATCGAGGAAGCTAAAAAATATTTTAATAAAGCATTAAGGATAAATTCTAAACATAAAACTGCAAAATATAATATTGAAAATTTGAATTCTTTAAATATTGAAGGCTTATTTATTGAAGATAGTATGGCAAATTTATTAAAAACGATTATGATATAA
- a CDS encoding tetratricopeptide repeat protein translates to MQETNKNEKDLLSIGKSYFEKKDYQNAIKTFSKATKLQPDNIDNWFWLGQSHLRIMQYKQAIKSFKKAFELNPNNKSILNLLESTYLADEQYKKVIKLCLEAIEKEPNSYHYWRLLGKAYYFNNQPKKAIATYLKAIEFNSKDPIIWDSIGLIYEENGQHKEALDFFAKAIKLSPKNSGYWFNIGNAYFGDKQYKKSI, encoded by the coding sequence ATGCAAGAAACTAATAAAAACGAAAAAGATTTACTTTCGATTGGGAAATCTTATTTTGAAAAGAAAGATTATCAAAACGCTATAAAAACTTTTTCAAAAGCTACGAAATTACAACCTGATAATATTGATAATTGGTTTTGGTTAGGACAATCTCATTTAAGAATTATGCAATATAAACAAGCTATAAAATCTTTTAAAAAAGCTTTTGAATTAAATCCTAATAATAAATCAATATTAAATTTATTAGAGTCAACATATTTAGCGGACGAACAATATAAAAAAGTTATAAAATTATGTTTGGAAGCTATAGAAAAAGAGCCTAACAGCTATCATTATTGGCGACTTCTTGGCAAAGCGTATTATTTTAATAATCAACCTAAAAAAGCCATAGCCACATACTTAAAAGCCATCGAATTTAATTCTAAAGACCCTATTATTTGGGATAGCATTGGTTTAATTTATGAAGAAAACGGACAACATAAAGAGGCTTTAGATTTTTTTGCAAAAGCCATAAAATTATCTCCTAAAAATAGCGGTTATTGGTTTAATATTGGCAATGCATATTTTGGCGATAAGCAATATAAAAAATCTATATAA
- a CDS encoding AAA family ATPase → MNFEWTNFYMEFANELLKYKDNRKELIDKMKLIKDINISKITMGDDIAPFSIFALFNYQGIAHHKKINILKSIKNEFKIEVETPKNFDGIPAMNIYKLRFFDTQGQQAKIDIENLWNIFEASINYADNNTNENREAFIKYYNLAKDIKGVNWSLTMGLFWIRPFKYVNLDKTNREYIKFKLPNHSQNIKQLPNGKEYINLCDNLLEDIKNINIKDFPELSYKAWQFSKYDKNKFLQEVYMTDKEYDKLKNLILDKKNIILQGSAGVGKSYAAKRLAYSIIGEKDNERVKMIQFHQSYSYEDFIMGYRPNENGFELKEGVFYKFCEDARNDEGNDYFLIIDEINRGNISKIFGELFMLIENDKRGEEYALELVYKDDEKFFVPENLYIIGLMNTADRSLAMLDYALRRRFIFIDIEPAFNKPQFRKDLESKNIDKDLINKIIEKFTKLNETIKNDKTLGKGYTIGHSYFCNRKNLSKEDYEDIINYEIAPTLREYWFDNEDKAEKEIKELLNI, encoded by the coding sequence ATGAATTTTGAATGGACTAACTTTTACATGGAATTTGCTAACGAATTATTAAAGTATAAAGATAATCGTAAAGAACTAATTGATAAAATGAAATTAATCAAAGATATTAATATTTCAAAAATAACAATGGGAGACGATATAGCCCCTTTTAGTATCTTTGCATTATTTAATTATCAAGGAATTGCACACCATAAAAAAATAAATATACTTAAAAGTATAAAAAACGAATTCAAAATTGAAGTCGAAACGCCGAAAAATTTTGATGGTATTCCAGCAATGAATATATATAAATTACGCTTTTTTGATACTCAAGGGCAACAAGCAAAAATAGATATTGAGAATTTATGGAATATTTTTGAAGCCTCTATTAATTACGCTGATAATAATACCAATGAAAATAGAGAGGCATTTATTAAATATTACAATTTGGCAAAAGATATAAAAGGCGTTAATTGGAGTTTAACAATGGGACTTTTTTGGATACGCCCATTTAAGTATGTAAATTTAGATAAAACAAATAGAGAATATATAAAATTTAAACTGCCAAATCATAGTCAAAATATAAAACAACTTCCTAACGGTAAAGAATATATTAATTTATGCGATAATTTGCTTGAAGATATAAAAAATATTAATATTAAAGATTTCCCAGAATTATCTTATAAAGCTTGGCAATTTTCAAAATATGATAAAAATAAATTCTTACAAGAAGTTTATATGACCGATAAAGAATACGATAAACTTAAAAATTTAATACTTGATAAGAAAAATATTATATTGCAAGGTTCGGCGGGAGTAGGTAAGTCTTACGCTGCAAAAAGATTGGCATATTCTATAATCGGAGAAAAAGATAACGAAAGAGTAAAAATGATACAATTTCATCAAAGTTATTCTTATGAAGATTTTATTATGGGTTATCGTCCAAATGAAAACGGTTTTGAATTGAAAGAAGGAGTTTTTTATAAATTCTGCGAAGATGCAAGAAATGACGAAGGAAACGATTATTTTTTAATCATAGACGAAATAAACAGAGGAAATATAAGCAAAATTTTTGGCGAATTATTTATGTTAATCGAAAACGATAAAAGAGGCGAGGAATACGCTTTAGAATTGGTTTATAAAGACGATGAAAAATTTTTTGTCCCAGAAAATCTTTATATAATAGGTTTAATGAATACCGCAGATAGAAGTTTGGCAATGTTGGATTATGCTTTGAGAAGAAGATTTATATTTATAGATATAGAGCCAGCTTTTAATAAACCTCAATTTAGAAAAGATTTGGAAAGTAAAAATATTGATAAAGATTTAATAAATAAAATAATCGAAAAATTTACAAAATTAAACGAAACAATTAAAAACGATAAAACATTAGGCAAAGGTTATACTATCGGACATAGTTATTTTTGTAATAGAAAAAATTTGAGTAAAGAAGATTACGAAGATATTATAAATTATGAAATAGCGCCGACTTTAAGGGAATATTGGTTTGATAACGAAGATAAAGCTGAAAAAGAAATAAAAGAATTATTAAATATTTGA
- the lepB gene encoding signal peptidase I: MINKKHIKHILEIISASLLAIFIAGFIRIFFFDTYIVTNKSMSPTLDEGDEILLIKKSFILNRIKNFDIIVFRMGENNLVKRVIGKEGDRIEIINGEIYLNNNLLKYEYYNFEEKDNISYTIGHKQYFVLGDNVFVSEDSRSFGLINESDIIGQVILIFSPKNRFKLFGN, translated from the coding sequence ATGATAAACAAAAAACATATTAAACATATTTTAGAAATAATATCGGCGTCTTTGCTTGCTATATTTATTGCGGGTTTTATAAGAATATTTTTTTTCGACACTTATATCGTAACAAATAAATCTATGTCGCCCACTTTAGACGAAGGAGACGAAATACTTTTAATTAAAAAAAGTTTTATATTAAACAGAATAAAAAATTTCGATATAATAGTTTTTAGAATGGGAGAAAATAATTTGGTAAAAAGAGTTATAGGAAAAGAAGGAGACAGAATTGAAATTATAAACGGAGAGATATATTTAAATAATAATCTTTTAAAATACGAATATTATAATTTTGAAGAAAAAGATAATATAAGTTATACTATCGGACATAAGCAATATTTTGTTTTGGGAGATAATGTTTTTGTAAGCGAGGATAGTAGAAGTTTTGGACTTATAAACGAAAGCGATATAATAGGGCAGGTTATTTTGATATTCAGCCCTAAAAATAGATTTAAGTTATTTGGTAATTAA
- a CDS encoding DUF6115 domain-containing protein codes for MQILISVIINIIILAVALPLFYIYIVSRARERLERETTSKAREEIEALVKEFNNIALSRISILEDAINRADELLKKMNIDNQDNNNEVKSKNHTNNLNIKIEDIENKIGNKENEIQIIENKNETKKENIKEFTSGLNKDFREELKNKLDIAFKKNIYNKIDKTENKNDNIENQKTINENIIKLYKEGFSKEEISKKLNLSITEIDIVIDMENIKK; via the coding sequence ATGCAAATTTTAATAAGCGTTATAATTAATATAATAATATTGGCGGTTGCTTTGCCGTTATTTTATATTTATATAGTTTCAAGAGCGAGAGAAAGACTTGAAAGAGAAACTACTTCAAAAGCGAGAGAAGAAATAGAAGCTTTGGTTAAAGAATTTAATAATATAGCTTTAAGCAGAATTTCAATACTTGAAGACGCTATAAACAGAGCGGACGAATTATTAAAAAAAATGAATATCGACAATCAAGATAATAATAATGAAGTGAAATCTAAAAATCATACAAATAATTTGAATATAAAAATAGAAGATATTGAAAATAAAATAGGAAATAAAGAAAACGAAATTCAAATTATAGAAAATAAAAATGAAACTAAAAAAGAAAATATTAAAGAATTTACTAGCGGATTAAATAAAGATTTTAGAGAAGAATTAAAAAATAAACTTGATATTGCATTTAAAAAAAATATTTATAATAAAATTGATAAAACTGAAAATAAAAACGATAATATTGAAAATCAAAAAACTATTAACGAAAATATTATTAAACTTTATAAAGAAGGTTTTTCAAAAGAAGAAATTTCAAAAAAACTTAATCTCTCTATAACCGAAATCGATATAGTTATAGATATGGAAAATATAAAAAAATAA
- a CDS encoding Rpn family recombination-promoting nuclease/putative transposase, with the protein MIKKDFIVLNDYFMRFLLAKEDSQNILKDLINSVRIDAGQEPFEEIIILNTFNLKESINGKESIVDVRAKTKNGETVIIEIQRAGNKAFIYRGIYYWAKSYAANLKKSKKYDDLNPVISINIVDFNLTENKDKPHSCYFIKEFDTNEILTNHFEMHFLELKKFNEKSKLYEPLSDWFKFLSIKENLEDKMKVLVEKNPIMKEIYDKYNKFVKDDNLTEGYTEWEENYFKMLTLSEERLQGRLEEKEAMATAMKKDGADINLISKYTGLTIDEIKKL; encoded by the coding sequence ATGATTAAAAAAGATTTTATTGTATTAAACGACTATTTTATGCGGTTTCTTTTGGCAAAAGAAGATAGTCAAAATATTTTGAAAGATTTAATTAATTCCGTTAGAATTGATGCAGGACAAGAACCTTTTGAAGAAATTATAATTTTGAACACTTTTAATTTAAAGGAATCAATAAACGGTAAAGAAAGTATTGTTGATGTGAGAGCGAAAACTAAAAACGGCGAAACTGTAATTATTGAAATTCAAAGAGCGGGAAATAAGGCTTTTATTTATCGAGGAATTTATTATTGGGCAAAAAGTTATGCCGCGAATTTGAAAAAGAGTAAAAAATATGACGATTTAAATCCCGTAATAAGTATAAACATAGTCGATTTTAATTTAACGGAAAATAAAGACAAACCGCATAGTTGCTATTTTATAAAAGAATTTGATACAAACGAAATATTAACAAACCATTTTGAAATGCATTTTCTTGAATTAAAAAAATTTAATGAAAAATCAAAATTATACGAACCGCTTTCAGATTGGTTTAAATTTTTAAGTATAAAAGAAAATTTGGAGGATAAAATGAAAGTATTAGTTGAAAAAAATCCCATAATGAAAGAAATTTATGACAAATACAATAAGTTTGTAAAAGACGATAATTTAACCGAAGGCTATACCGAGTGGGAGGAGAATTATTTTAAAATGCTAACTTTAAGCGAAGAGAGATTACAAGGTAGACTTGAGGAAAAAGAAGCAATGGCAACTGCAATGAAAAAAGACGGAGCGGATATTAACCTAATCTCAAAATATACAGGCTTAACCATAGACGAAATTAAAAAACTTTAG
- the recG gene encoding ATP-dependent DNA helicase RecG, translating to MLKNNNYNDYSKDIFEKSIKYCKGVGSRYANILAKKNIFTVYDLITFFPRTYEDRRKILSISEAFKNKGNNSVILAEVINIAAFVYRFRKKPLLIVSDGETMCEVPIYSGALPKDISKGDKIYITGKFLRGNKEKVQCRMIEMEKPSSNSTSYGKIIPIYPLTEGLSQRKLRNLIVNELITFEKNMKYDIPSIIKNKYRLKNFVSSVMEMHFPISFEALDEARESLVFEEFLTFQYIHLSERRPNILIKEKRYNSFDLLGKVKSNLGFELTQDQNTTIDEIKKDLFSEKQMFRLLQGDVGAGKTIVAFLTALIPCESGFQTAFLAPTEILALQHFYSFKKIIKKSGLEDIIKVDILTSSVSKSERNYLLKRLREGKCDILVGTHSILYDEVIFKNLSYAIVDEQQRFGVAQRNKLLSKGKNVDYLLMTATPIPQSLALTLFGELDLSTIKSMPVGRKGVLTKYKELYERDHCYRFLRSRILKGEQGYVVFPLIENADFNFITLTSEFERAKKDYFQDIEIEIIHGKMKDAEKEYIMNRFNNGEIKILFSTTVIEVGIDNPNATVILIEGAERFGLSQLHQLRGRVGRGDKLGYCYLIIHCELNDTIKERINIICETTDGFKISEKDLELRGSGEFLGDRQSGIPDFKIGNIVKDGEIMRKAKDEMRALLKSEKEKEQFLRDNEIFIFKSNYLKKSIMKED from the coding sequence TTGTTAAAAAACAATAATTATAACGATTATAGCAAAGATATTTTTGAAAAGAGTATTAAATATTGCAAAGGCGTAGGCTCAAGATATGCAAATATACTCGCTAAAAAAAATATATTTACAGTTTACGATTTAATAACTTTTTTTCCAAGAACTTACGAAGACAGAAGAAAAATATTAAGCATATCCGAAGCTTTTAAAAATAAAGGAAATAATAGCGTAATTTTAGCCGAAGTAATTAATATTGCGGCTTTTGTATATAGATTTAGAAAAAAACCTTTATTAATAGTTAGCGATGGCGAGACTATGTGCGAAGTGCCTATTTATAGTGGAGCGCTTCCTAAAGATATTTCTAAAGGAGATAAAATATATATAACGGGAAAATTTCTTAGAGGAAATAAAGAAAAAGTTCAATGCAGAATGATTGAAATGGAAAAACCTTCTTCAAATTCCACATCTTACGGAAAAATTATTCCGATATATCCTTTAACGGAAGGACTTTCTCAAAGAAAATTAAGAAATTTAATAGTAAACGAACTTATAACTTTTGAAAAAAATATGAAATACGATATTCCTTCAATTATAAAAAATAAATACAGACTTAAAAATTTTGTTTCTTCAGTTATGGAGATGCATTTTCCAATATCTTTTGAAGCTTTAGACGAAGCGAGAGAAAGTTTAGTATTTGAAGAGTTTTTAACATTTCAATATATTCATTTAAGCGAGAGAAGACCGAATATACTTATAAAAGAAAAAAGATACAATTCTTTTGATTTGCTTGGTAAAGTTAAATCTAATTTAGGTTTTGAACTTACTCAAGACCAAAATACTACGATAGACGAAATAAAAAAAGATTTATTTTCAGAAAAGCAGATGTTTAGATTATTGCAAGGAGATGTAGGAGCTGGAAAAACTATAGTTGCTTTTTTAACGGCTTTAATTCCATGCGAATCGGGATTTCAAACTGCATTTTTAGCGCCTACGGAAATTCTTGCATTGCAGCATTTTTATTCGTTTAAAAAAATTATAAAAAAATCTGGACTTGAAGATATTATAAAAGTCGATATATTAACTTCTTCGGTTAGCAAGAGCGAAAGAAATTATTTGCTTAAAAGATTAAGAGAAGGAAAATGCGATATTTTAGTCGGCACTCATTCTATACTTTATGACGAGGTTATATTTAAAAATCTTTCTTATGCGATAGTTGACGAACAACAAAGATTTGGCGTAGCTCAAAGAAATAAACTTTTATCTAAAGGCAAAAATGTAGATTATTTGCTTATGACGGCGACACCGATTCCTCAATCTTTGGCTTTAACTTTATTCGGAGAGTTAGATTTATCGACTATAAAAAGTATGCCCGTTGGAAGAAAAGGAGTTTTGACTAAATATAAAGAATTATACGAAAGAGACCATTGTTATAGATTTTTAAGAAGCAGAATATTAAAAGGAGAGCAAGGTTATGTAGTTTTTCCTCTTATAGAAAATGCGGATTTTAATTTTATAACTTTAACGAGCGAATTTGAAAGAGCTAAAAAAGATTATTTTCAAGATATAGAAATTGAAATTATACATGGAAAAATGAAAGATGCAGAAAAAGAATATATAATGAATAGATTTAATAATGGAGAGATTAAAATTTTATTTTCGACTACGGTTATTGAAGTCGGAATAGATAATCCAAACGCCACAGTTATTCTTATAGAAGGAGCGGAGAGATTTGGACTTTCTCAACTTCATCAATTAAGGGGTAGAGTAGGGCGAGGAGATAAATTAGGATACTGTTATTTAATTATTCATTGCGAGCTTAACGACACTATAAAAGAAAGAATAAATATTATTTGCGAAACTACTGACGGATTTAAAATATCCGAAAAAGATTTAGAATTGAGAGGCTCGGGAGAATTTTTAGGAGATAGACAAAGCGGAATTCCTGATTTCAAAATTGGAAATATAGTTAAAGACGGAGAGATTATGCGAAAGGCAAAAGACGAAATGAGAGCTTTATTAAAATCGGAAAAAGAAAAAGAACAGTTTTTAAGAGATAATGAAATTTTTATTTTTAAATCCAATTATTTAAAAAAATCTATAATGAAAGAAGATTAA
- the mcrC gene encoding 5-methylcytosine-specific restriction endonuclease system specificity protein McrC: MNNIPIKNIYYMLCYAWNIIDEINDIEFGDEKFENIYNLMAKILDYFLNKLIKRGFYKNYILIEEDLSMLKGKIDFSKSIKTNVINQKRLICQYDILSTNILFNQIIKSTLNKLINYKNIDEELKNKLIILNRYFIKIKDIKINNNNFKSLKYHRNNIHYKFIINICKLVYNNLILDKNYNENSGRFYIDKNENKTMHRIYEKFVLNYYKINYQNFTVKSKPIKWQIKNDNFNFIPNMKTDITIYNKEKCLIIDTKYYKEILKEHKGKKMIRPSHIYQIYAYMNNIKFKGNIKGILLYAGTNEIINKNYQKEKFDYKIQDKYFSVRILDLNKKWENIKKQLNEIVEEHFNIVK; encoded by the coding sequence ATGAATAATATACCTATAAAAAATATTTATTATATGCTCTGTTATGCTTGGAATATAATTGACGAAATTAACGATATAGAATTTGGAGATGAAAAATTTGAAAATATTTATAATTTAATGGCTAAAATATTAGATTATTTTTTAAATAAACTTATAAAAAGAGGTTTCTATAAAAATTATATTCTAATTGAAGAAGATTTATCAATGCTTAAAGGAAAAATTGATTTTTCAAAGTCAATAAAAACTAATGTTATAAATCAAAAAAGATTAATATGTCAATATGATATTCTTTCTACAAATATTTTGTTCAATCAAATAATAAAATCTACGCTAAATAAACTTATAAATTATAAAAATATAGACGAAGAATTGAAAAATAAATTAATAATTTTAAATAGATATTTCATAAAAATAAAAGATATAAAAATTAATAATAATAATTTCAAATCGCTAAAATATCATAGAAATAATATACACTATAAATTTATAATTAATATATGCAAATTAGTTTATAATAATTTGATTTTAGATAAAAATTACAATGAAAATAGCGGACGATTTTATATAGATAAAAATGAAAATAAAACCATGCATAGAATATATGAAAAATTTGTTTTGAATTATTATAAAATCAATTATCAAAATTTTACGGTTAAATCTAAACCGATAAAATGGCAAATTAAAAATGATAATTTTAATTTTATACCAAATATGAAAACCGATATTACAATTTATAATAAAGAAAAATGCTTAATAATTGACACTAAATATTATAAAGAAATTTTGAAAGAACATAAAGGCAAAAAAATGATAAGACCATCGCATATTTACCAAATATACGCTTATATGAATAATATAAAATTTAAAGGAAATATAAAAGGAATTTTGCTATATGCGGGAACAAATGAAATAATTAATAAAAATTATCAAAAAGAAAAATTTGATTATAAAATCCAAGATAAATATTTTTCCGTTAGAATTTTAGATTTAAATAAAAAATGGGAAAATATTAAAAAACAATTAAACGAAATAGTGGAAGAGCATTTTAATATTGTTAAATAA
- a CDS encoding PilZ domain-containing protein, whose protein sequence is MRKIKGIFIESDSSILSKYKTSFDESFDITVFKDSNSSLSYIIENNLNIYFYVVRISNENEDSVKFFADKIKEINPQIKLVIIESENGALDEKKYNDALIFTKQIDAEHIVSSIKKYIENIDDNQKRRQYSRVNWPLHVIIGYKDKIKNSIDRNILSISGNGAYISSDTSIPDKGDMLGLTISFKDFKLFTEAKVVWVNDDNKKPEFPKGFAVQFIDIGPASQKIIDQIIRDKLLQEILIEYKDENFS, encoded by the coding sequence ATGAGAAAGATAAAAGGAATATTTATAGAAAGCGATTCTTCTATATTAAGCAAATATAAAACTTCATTTGATGAATCATTTGATATAACTGTTTTTAAAGACTCAAACTCTTCATTGAGTTATATTATAGAAAATAATTTAAATATTTATTTTTATGTGGTAAGAATTTCTAACGAAAACGAAGATAGCGTAAAATTCTTTGCAGATAAAATAAAAGAAATAAATCCTCAAATAAAATTAGTTATAATAGAATCTGAAAACGGCGCTTTAGACGAAAAAAAATATAATGACGCCTTAATATTTACAAAACAAATTGACGCTGAACATATAGTTTCAAGCATTAAAAAATATATAGAAAATATAGACGATAATCAAAAAAGAAGACAATATTCAAGAGTCAATTGGCCTTTGCATGTTATAATTGGTTATAAAGATAAAATAAAAAATTCAATAGACAGAAATATTTTATCTATTAGCGGAAACGGGGCTTATATAAGTTCCGATACAAGTATTCCCGATAAAGGCGATATGCTCGGATTAACAATATCGTTTAAGGATTTTAAATTATTTACCGAAGCAAAAGTAGTATGGGTAAACGATGATAATAAAAAGCCTGAATTTCCTAAAGGTTTTGCAGTTCAATTTATAGATATAGGACCTGCATCTCAAAAGATAATAGACCAAATTATAAGAGATAAATTATTACAAGAAATATTAATAGAATATAAAGATGAAAACTTCTCCTGA